GTAGGGCATCTGATCTTACAAGATAGTAATAAAAAAATTATTTATTTAAAAACTTATTTCTTTTAATAAGAATATATTGTCTTGCTTCATATATTCTAGGATTTCTCTGATACAATTAAAACCACTGTTTCTCTCTGTTGCCTCGGCAGCAATGAACAAAATTGCCTCATTTTTATATATTATACCAATCCTATGAGCTATATGTATTTTATTAATATTATATTTATTTATAATGGTTAATAGATTTTCTTTAATCTCATTTTCCTTTACTAACAGACTGATTATAATATGCTTATAGTTTTTTATGTACTTGCCGGGATATTTAGCTTTGCCGTGATGAATGAGGATTGTGCCGGTAGAATCATATAATTTGTTAT
This is a stretch of genomic DNA from Deferribacterota bacterium. It encodes these proteins:
- a CDS encoding molybdenum cofactor biosynthesis protein MoaE, which codes for MKNNNLNFLITNKPLNIKELIDSFYNKLYDSTGTILIHHGKAKYPGKYIKNYKHIIISLLVKENEIKENLLTIINKYNINKIHIAHRIGIIYKNEAILFIAAEATERNSGFNCIREILEYMKQDNIFLLKEISF